In a single window of the Anaerotruncus rubiinfantis genome:
- a CDS encoding TRAP transporter large permease, with the protein MSPLPILILIVGMILLMLLGLPLAFSILAISTAVLVGFTDLPFWQIVQRFFAGIDSFVLTAIPFFLLAGNLMNSGKITDKLIDLSSAAVGHIRGGLAHINVLVSLLFGHLSGSAVADTSGIGTILIPAMIRKGYTKSFTVAVTATSSVLGQIIPPSLIMIIYSATAGASVQALFVAGMVPGLMLALTMMVVSLGYAIKFHYPKEAKCTFREFLITFRKAALVLVMPLIIIGGVLTGVCTATESAVLAVVYSLIITIFVDKTLTPKDLLPIFVKSAKGAATSLFCIGAASVFGYLLAYFRTNEYVMQLMTDLNLSKAGFMLFTIILFFVLGAFMDATPAICIFVPIVVPAGLALGLHPVHLGMIICLVLSFGLVTPPYGLCLLLACQIAKIEPQKTFRDLFVMLGAVVITLLIIIFFPDFILALPRLVVPKYM; encoded by the coding sequence GTGAGCCCATTGCCCATTCTTATTCTGATCGTGGGTATGATCCTGCTGATGCTGCTGGGTCTGCCGCTTGCTTTTTCCATTCTGGCAATTTCCACGGCGGTGCTTGTTGGATTCACGGATCTGCCGTTTTGGCAGATCGTCCAACGTTTCTTTGCCGGAATTGACAGCTTTGTCCTGACAGCAATCCCATTTTTCCTGCTGGCGGGAAATCTGATGAATTCAGGGAAAATTACGGATAAGCTGATAGACCTTTCTTCCGCAGCGGTGGGACATATCCGTGGCGGACTGGCCCATATTAATGTCCTTGTCAGCTTGTTGTTTGGTCACCTGTCGGGCTCGGCGGTCGCGGATACTTCGGGCATTGGAACCATCCTGATCCCGGCAATGATCCGCAAAGGGTATACCAAATCGTTCACGGTCGCGGTCACTGCAACCTCATCCGTATTGGGTCAGATCATTCCGCCCAGCCTGATTATGATTATCTATTCCGCCACAGCCGGTGCAAGCGTTCAAGCGCTGTTCGTGGCTGGGATGGTTCCAGGCCTGATGCTGGCGCTCACGATGATGGTGGTTTCTCTGGGATATGCCATCAAATTCCATTATCCGAAAGAGGCGAAGTGCACCTTCCGAGAGTTCCTGATCACATTTCGGAAGGCCGCTTTGGTGCTTGTCATGCCGCTTATTATCATCGGCGGCGTGCTCACCGGTGTTTGTACTGCCACCGAAAGTGCGGTGCTGGCTGTTGTTTACAGTCTGATCATCACAATTTTTGTTGATAAGACCCTGACGCCCAAGGATTTGCTCCCCATCTTTGTGAAGTCTGCGAAGGGGGCGGCGACGAGTCTTTTCTGTATTGGAGCGGCGAGTGTCTTCGGTTACCTGCTGGCTTATTTCCGTACAAATGAATATGTCATGCAGCTGATGACCGATCTTAATCTGTCGAAGGCAGGATTCATGCTGTTCACTATCATCCTGTTTTTTGTTCTTGGTGCATTTATGGATGCGACCCCGGCGATCTGCATCTTTGTTCCGATTGTCGTTCCGGCCGGCTTGGCCCTTGGGCTGCATCCGGTGCATCTGGGCATGATCATTTGCTTGGTTCTGTCCTTTGGCCTCGTGACGCCACCGTACGGGTTGTGCCTGTTGCTGGCCTGCCAAATTGCAAAGATCGAACCGCAAAAGACCTTCCGGGATTTGTTTGTTATGCTTGGCGCGGTGGTCATAACGCTTCTGATCATCATCTTCTTCCCGGATTTCATCTTGGCCCTGCCGCGGCTGGTCGTTCCCAAATACATGTAG
- a CDS encoding TetR/AcrR family transcriptional regulator C-terminal domain-containing protein codes for MLKPETRQENTKYRLAEAIKACMKNTPVDRITVQQIVDACGVTRQTFYRNFLDKYDLINWYFDKLLLESFAHMGSGRTVLEGLERKFEYIREERVFFTGAFSSDDQNSLKEHDFALILEFYTQQIRQKTGQFPDEEIRFLLEMYCRGSIYMTVKWVLGGMPEPPEKMAKSLVDAMPAKLADLFIHLGLLPKSHT; via the coding sequence ATGCTGAAACCGGAGACCCGGCAGGAAAACACAAAATACCGCCTTGCCGAGGCGATCAAAGCCTGTATGAAGAACACGCCGGTGGACCGTATCACCGTCCAGCAGATTGTGGATGCCTGTGGGGTGACCCGCCAGACGTTTTACCGCAATTTTCTGGATAAGTACGACCTCATCAACTGGTATTTTGATAAGCTGCTGCTCGAATCCTTTGCACATATGGGCAGCGGCCGGACGGTGCTGGAAGGACTCGAACGCAAGTTCGAATACATCCGGGAGGAGAGGGTCTTTTTTACCGGGGCGTTTAGTTCGGACGATCAGAACTCCCTCAAGGAACATGATTTTGCACTGATCCTGGAGTTTTATACCCAGCAGATCAGACAGAAGACCGGACAGTTTCCGGATGAGGAGATCCGCTTTCTGCTGGAGATGTACTGCCGCGGCTCCATTTACATGACGGTGAAATGGGTGCTTGGCGGGATGCCAGAGCCGCCGGAAAAGATGGCAAAAAGTCTCGTGGATGCGATGCCGGCAAAGCTGGCCGACCTGTTTATCCATTTGGGCCTTTTGCCTAAATCGCATACATAA